The following proteins are co-located in the Polystyrenella longa genome:
- a CDS encoding ATP-binding response regulator, with protein MPTILVVDDSAADRIRVGGLMKKIPDVNIVFASNGVEALEAIEDHIPDIVLTDLQMPEMDGLELVSTIKKEYRLIPVIILTGEGSETVAVQALQQGAASYVSKPRMAKDLRDIVERVLSTAEAQSAQTRLMTYRMTRNETEFCIENDPALISSLVSYLQEEVTRMRFCDETERLRVGIALDEAILNAYYHGNLEISSALREQDHQAYYNLAEERRHQDPYQSRRIHITATLTPEKATYIVRDEGAGFDQSTLPDPADPANLEKPCGRGVLLMKTFMDEIHFSETGNQVTLVKHRSKPFLDDCDDEEDDDDI; from the coding sequence ATGCCGACAATTCTTGTTGTTGACGATTCCGCCGCCGATCGAATTCGGGTAGGTGGTCTCATGAAAAAAATCCCGGACGTGAATATCGTCTTCGCTTCCAATGGAGTTGAGGCGCTGGAAGCGATCGAAGATCATATCCCGGACATAGTTCTCACCGATCTTCAAATGCCCGAGATGGATGGTCTCGAACTCGTCTCGACGATCAAGAAAGAATACCGCCTGATCCCGGTGATCATTCTGACGGGAGAAGGTTCCGAAACTGTTGCCGTCCAAGCACTCCAACAGGGTGCTGCCAGTTACGTCTCCAAACCCCGAATGGCCAAAGACCTGCGCGATATTGTCGAACGAGTTCTTTCCACTGCCGAAGCTCAAAGCGCCCAGACCCGGTTAATGACTTACCGGATGACCCGCAACGAAACCGAATTCTGTATCGAGAATGATCCAGCTCTGATCTCCTCGCTGGTCAGTTATCTGCAGGAAGAAGTCACCCGCATGAGGTTCTGCGATGAAACCGAACGCCTTCGCGTCGGCATCGCCCTCGATGAAGCAATCCTGAATGCGTATTATCACGGCAACCTCGAAATCAGTTCTGCCCTTCGCGAACAAGATCATCAGGCATACTACAACCTGGCCGAAGAACGACGTCATCAGGACCCTTACCAGAGCCGTCGAATTCACATCACGGCGACATTAACTCCCGAGAAAGCAACTTACATCGTTCGTGATGAGGGAGCCGGTTTTGACCAGTCCACCCTCCCCGACCCGGCCGATCCTGCCAACCTTGAAAAACCATGTGGCCGCGGGGTTCTCCTGATGAAGACCTTTATGGATGAAATTCATTTCAGCGAAACGGGAAACCAAGTCACCCTCGTAAAACATCGTTCGAAACCGTTTCTCGACGACTGCGACGACGAGGAAGATGACGACGACATCTAA
- a CDS encoding response regulator, translating to MLDRNREIYVLLICEDPQDSQIIRYLLADSSRVRFVLATVRTVDEAMAVLLEAEYDVLLLDLKMSHDDVLAPFREIRKAQSRLPIVVISEDDDDEIANEAVHDGAQDYIQRSELDPTLLEHALRYAIDRKEAEQELRTTEARYQSLIESLPLNVFQKDLAGHLIFANNLYCLTMNLTWEELAGKTDYDLFPDELAEKYRRDDSHVVESGEALEDIEEHVKQDGEHIYVHVLKGLVRDAEQNIIGTQGMFWDVTAEKQAEKALRQSDARFRRFVNSDIIGIVITDTHDKITAANNEFLRMIGYSREDLDTDRINWESIIPVEHRHYDEETERLLSETGKRPPLEMEYIRKDNSRIPVYVGMTQLSDEDSRKETIYFALDMTSQKQAEAALQAAKEAADSANRAKSDFLANMSHEIRTPMNAVIGMTELVLDTKLTGDQRDYLEMVLASAESLLSIINDILDFSKIEAGKLELECVPFELHENVGDTMKTLSVRAGKNWLELITDIRPNVPDVVVGDPHRLRQILINLVGNAIKFTPRGEVLLKVEVIEETEEDWELQFSVRDTGIGISPDKLDHIFDVFEQADTSTTRRFGGTGLGLSISRRLVDLMQGDIRVKSQMDKGSTFAFTARFLKADSDALPMKKLVMDQDLTGLRVLVVDDNANNRRILKEMLLSWNMYPVTASNVKQALEQLHHAQQHGQAFDLILSDVNMPDQDGFMLVEEIRKDKEISNPTILMLTSGDRPGDRDKCKSFEVAAYLIKPVKQSELFDTVISTIGGTSLLDDDQSPSTQTRVANGLNILLAEDSLANQKLAVGLLEKRGHHVSVVSNGKQAVLAVHKETFDVILMDVQMPEMDGFEATREIRNFEAGSERHTPIVAMTAHAMKGDRQRCLDQGMDGYLAKPIRSRQVYETIEFLAAANKEPSIKIVKVEPQEASLDTKPSELNNFLDNASDDEKRCIESALEAVDHDEELLRDFVSAVLIESPEVLTKAEQSLANENWDHLKRHAHTLRGTLRTLGMEETCELAAAVEKAAKAKQGEEAGIQLEKLKPQVERISEILKRYINLGPSS from the coding sequence ATGTTGGATCGTAATCGAGAAATCTATGTTCTGCTGATCTGTGAAGATCCGCAGGACTCCCAAATCATCCGGTATCTGCTGGCCGATTCGAGTCGGGTTCGATTCGTACTGGCGACCGTTCGTACCGTGGATGAAGCGATGGCGGTTCTCCTAGAAGCAGAGTACGACGTTCTCTTACTCGATTTGAAAATGTCGCACGATGATGTCCTCGCCCCATTTCGAGAGATCCGCAAAGCGCAGAGCCGATTACCCATAGTAGTGATCAGTGAAGACGATGACGACGAAATCGCAAACGAAGCAGTCCATGATGGAGCCCAGGATTATATCCAGCGTTCCGAACTTGACCCGACACTACTCGAACACGCCCTCCGCTATGCGATCGACCGAAAAGAGGCTGAACAGGAATTGCGGACGACCGAAGCCCGGTATCAGTCACTCATCGAAAGTTTGCCCCTGAATGTTTTCCAGAAAGACCTGGCCGGGCACCTCATTTTTGCAAACAACCTGTACTGCCTGACGATGAATCTCACTTGGGAAGAACTGGCGGGCAAAACGGACTACGATCTCTTCCCCGATGAGCTGGCGGAAAAATATCGTCGCGACGATTCCCACGTTGTCGAATCAGGCGAAGCACTCGAGGATATTGAAGAACACGTTAAACAGGACGGCGAACATATTTATGTCCACGTCCTCAAAGGTTTGGTCCGTGATGCTGAACAAAATATTATCGGTACGCAAGGAATGTTCTGGGATGTTACCGCGGAGAAACAGGCAGAAAAGGCACTCCGTCAGAGCGACGCCCGCTTCCGCCGGTTTGTTAACTCGGACATCATTGGTATCGTCATCACAGACACGCACGACAAGATCACTGCCGCAAATAATGAATTCCTGCGCATGATCGGATATTCCCGCGAGGACTTGGATACCGACCGGATCAACTGGGAAAGTATCATCCCTGTCGAACATCGCCATTACGACGAAGAAACAGAACGGCTGCTCTCCGAAACCGGCAAACGGCCTCCACTGGAAATGGAGTACATCCGAAAAGACAATTCGAGAATTCCGGTCTATGTCGGAATGACTCAACTCAGTGATGAAGACAGTCGCAAAGAGACAATCTACTTCGCGCTGGATATGACGTCACAGAAACAGGCAGAAGCAGCACTCCAGGCCGCCAAAGAAGCAGCCGACAGCGCTAACCGGGCCAAGAGCGACTTTCTCGCCAATATGAGTCACGAAATTCGTACGCCTATGAATGCCGTCATCGGAATGACGGAACTCGTACTCGATACCAAACTAACCGGCGACCAGCGCGACTATCTGGAGATGGTACTTGCCTCGGCAGAATCGCTGCTCTCCATTATTAACGACATTCTCGACTTCTCAAAAATCGAAGCAGGCAAGTTGGAACTGGAATGTGTTCCATTTGAACTGCATGAAAATGTCGGCGACACGATGAAAACCCTATCCGTCCGGGCAGGTAAAAACTGGCTGGAATTGATCACCGACATCCGTCCGAATGTTCCCGACGTCGTCGTGGGTGACCCACACCGTCTTCGTCAGATTTTGATTAACCTGGTCGGCAACGCGATCAAGTTTACCCCACGAGGAGAAGTCCTGCTGAAAGTCGAAGTGATCGAAGAGACCGAGGAAGATTGGGAGTTGCAGTTCTCTGTTAGAGACACCGGTATCGGCATTTCCCCAGACAAGCTCGATCACATTTTCGACGTCTTCGAACAGGCCGATACCTCCACGACGAGGCGCTTCGGCGGAACGGGACTCGGTCTATCGATCTCCCGACGGTTGGTCGATTTGATGCAAGGCGACATTCGAGTCAAAAGCCAGATGGATAAAGGAAGTACCTTTGCCTTCACGGCCCGATTTCTGAAAGCAGACAGCGATGCACTGCCGATGAAAAAACTCGTCATGGATCAGGATTTGACAGGACTACGGGTTTTAGTTGTTGACGACAACGCTAATAACCGACGCATCCTTAAAGAGATGCTGCTCAGCTGGAATATGTATCCGGTCACCGCCTCGAATGTGAAACAGGCTCTTGAGCAATTGCACCATGCACAGCAGCACGGCCAGGCCTTTGACCTGATTCTCAGCGATGTGAATATGCCTGATCAAGATGGCTTCATGCTGGTTGAAGAGATTCGAAAAGACAAAGAGATTTCGAATCCAACCATCCTGATGCTGACCTCGGGCGACCGTCCGGGTGATCGTGATAAATGCAAAAGCTTCGAAGTTGCTGCCTACCTGATCAAACCGGTCAAACAGTCCGAACTTTTCGACACAGTAATTTCGACGATCGGAGGAACCTCACTCCTCGACGATGACCAAAGTCCGTCGACTCAAACCCGAGTCGCGAACGGTCTGAATATTCTATTAGCCGAAGACAGTCTGGCAAATCAGAAACTGGCTGTCGGCCTTCTGGAGAAACGAGGGCATCACGTGAGCGTCGTTTCGAATGGAAAACAGGCGGTGCTGGCCGTTCATAAGGAAACCTTTGACGTCATTCTTATGGATGTGCAAATGCCAGAAATGGATGGGTTCGAAGCAACTCGAGAAATTCGCAATTTCGAGGCAGGTTCCGAGCGGCATACCCCCATCGTCGCGATGACCGCGCATGCCATGAAAGGTGATCGCCAACGCTGCCTCGACCAGGGAATGGATGGTTATCTCGCTAAACCCATTCGTTCCCGGCAGGTCTACGAAACCATTGAGTTTCTGGCCGCTGCCAATAAAGAACCCTCGATCAAAATTGTCAAAGTCGAGCCACAAGAAGCTTCTCTCGACACCAAACCCAGTGAGCTCAACAATTTTCTCGACAATGCCAGCGACGACGAAAAACGCTGTATTGAATCAGCCTTGGAAGCCGTCGATCATGACGAAGAGTTGCTTCGAGACTTCGTATCGGCTGTTCTGATTGAATCACCCGAGGTGCTCACGAAAGCCGAACAGTCTCTCGCCAATGAGAATTGGGACCACCTGAAACGACATGCACACACACTGCGAGGAACGTTGCGGACCTTGGGAATGGAAGAAACCTGCGAACTGGCAGCAGCGGTAGAAAAGGCTGCGAAAGCTAAACAGGGAGAGGAAGCCGGAATTCAATTGGAGAAACTCAAACCCCAGGTCGAACGCATCTCCGAGATTCTGAAACGGTACATTAATCTCGGTCCATCTTCCTAG